A genomic region of Trifolium pratense cultivar HEN17-A07 linkage group LG3, ARS_RC_1.1, whole genome shotgun sequence contains the following coding sequences:
- the LOC123913751 gene encoding uncharacterized protein LOC123913751 — protein MTIKDNGKGNLPIKHQRAAAREESYDVPDTMKDLKSTVDDALAILQVHSSQMNEMKNMVSIMLGKMVLIETMLQKAPKTSVPNLSQVPTVAKRNKASVPEQKSVAKSPYNQSKSSSNYILLDSDNDDDYKVQMKKSSIQSSCSQGSKTKKKISPTRNDTTMSKRLSFSTSPIGRHLKVPKLEINENKIMSKLVQTNFVTTKEMKLQLVEEYVSCYVFHDKNDPSEELFKVETLKGSRREFQTLCPGRVIDREIIHMMSFKMNWMERNAASQTIWSLPPSFAVDVYGGVTIEELIEKYGKNWMPHFENLKHIYIPIDDCVGNWFLMVAAVDDQVLYHLDPGFETRTTITRQGVIKKVWQVITEMVQTMAQANYYPPEFLREVDKDNWDMADPVGLVSEGFCQHSAVWVLQWLAMGSSFTPNIHVMLKEDVVRMKAAMDLLLGDHNEHKDILVEKARKAWHNNINNA, from the exons ATGACTATCAAAGACAATGGTAAGGGTAACTTGCCCATCAAACATCAAAGAGCTGCTGCAAGAGAAGAG TCTTATGATGTACCTGATACAATGAAAGATTTAAAATCAACTGTCGATGATGCATTGGCTATTCTGCAG GTTCATTCATCTCAAATGAATGAGATGAAAAACATGGTCAGCATCATGTTAGGCAAAATGGTCCTAATAGAAACCATGTTGCAAAAGGCACCAAAAACCAGCGTACCCAATTTGAGTCAAGTCCCTACAGTAGCCAAAAGAAACAAAGCTTCGGTCCCAGAACAAAAAAGTGTGGCTAAGTCTCCATACAACCAATCCAAATCTTCATCAAATTACATCTTGCTAGATTCAGACAATGATGATGACTATAAAGTCCAGATGAAAAAATCTAGCATTCAGTCCAGCTGCTCACAGGGAAGCAAG ACGAAGAAAAAGATATCTCCAACGAGGAACGATACAACAATGTCAAAGAGATTGTCTTTCTCAACTTCACCAATAGGGAGACATTTAAAGGTTCCTAAATTAGAGATTAATGAGAATAAGATAATGTCTAAG CTTGTTCAGACCAACTTCGTAACCACAAAAGAAATGAAACTTCAACTAGTGGAAGAATATGTTTCATGTTATGTTTTCCATGATAAGAATGATCCCAG TGAGGAATTGTTCAAGGTTGAAACCCTCAAAGGCTCGCGAAGGGAATTTCAGACTTTGTGTCCTGGAAGAGTAATTGATAGAGAG ATAATTCACATGATGTCCTTTAAGATGAACTGGATGGAGAGGAATGCTGCATCACAGACTATTTGGTCACTCCCCCCTTCATTTGCC GTAGATGTATATGGTGGTGTGACCATTGAAGAGCTCATAGAAAAGTATGGGAAGAACTGGATGCCCCATTTCGAGAATCTTAAACAT ATTTATATTCCAATTGACGATTGTGTTGGAAATTGGTTTTTGATGGTTGCTGCTGTTGACGACCAAGTATTGTATCATCTTGACCCGGGGTTTGAAACAAGAACTACTATAACTAGACAGGGGGTCATTAAGAAAGTG TGGCAAGTTATCACCGAAATGGTACAAACTATGGCGCAAGCAAATTACTATCCACCAGAGTTTCTACGTGAAGTGGACAAAGACAATTGGGATATGGCTGACCCTGTAGGACTTGTTTCTGAAGGATTTTg TCAGCACTCTGCGGTGTGGGTCTTACAGTGGTTAGCAATGGGTTCGTCCTTTACACCAAACATTCATGTCATG CTGAAAGAAGATGTTGTTAGAATGAAGGCGGCAATGGATTTGTTGTTGGGTGATCATAATGAACACAAAGACATCCTGGTGGAAAAGGCTAGAAAGGCTTGGCATAATAATATCAATAATGCCTAG